The Juglans regia cultivar Chandler chromosome 10, Walnut 2.0, whole genome shotgun sequence genome includes the window CAAAGTGAGGCAAGGCGATCAGgaaagaaaattgatatttgGAAGCATAGAGGAGAAGGGgttgagattatatatatattataatgggAAGGAAATAGATGATGGCCAGAGATTAGGATATCTATTGGTTCTCGTTATATTGTGTAACACCCTTGTAATAACTCTAGTAGTATTTAATGGATTTATGTAATGGATGATGGAAATGGAAATagctcacttcgagggtgagaGCCTCCAGGGaaacagagaaaagaaaaaggaagaaagttGATAGCTGGATTCTCATAAAATCTTGCTTAACGTTCTTATGTACAGACTAACCTCATATTAGGCTGACACAAGGAATAGCACACTTGGATTCCTCTTCTGGAAACTCACAACATGACAAAACCAATAATAGAATACTAAACAAACTTCTAATGGACTGGACTACTCCATGGGCTAGCCATTTGCCATTTGGCCTATGATCCTTAGAGACACTTGATAACAACTACACTTAACACTTATTTTCGACCCAACTAATAAGCCCTTGACTAGAGCCCTACCCAATGGCCCAAGATCATAGTCAAGACACAGCCCTAACTCATCTGCTTCCATCTTCACGAACCAGTAGACTTAGAAAGTGTGGTAGAGCCGCCCCCTtagagcaccttgcccacaaggtgcgaGTAAGAAGTCTTCAACCACTCTTACGCCTCCCATGTCGCTTCATCTTCGTTCTGGTCTTGCCACTGCACCAGCAAATCTATCACAGGAAGGTTTTTACTCTTGCGGACACGAAGGCTCAACACTCGGTTTAGGCTTCAAAACCCCTACATAATCAATGGGAGGCAGATCGGCGAGAGGTATATGCTTATGtcccaattttctttttaattgtgaaacatggaatacggggTGTATGGTTGTCGTGGGCGGTAGTTGTAGTTTGTAGGCCACGGATCCCACCGTTTGGATAACTTGGAAAGGTCATAAATATCTTGGTGCCAGTTTTAGGTTCTGACAGTTTGCCACCAATAACTGTCAATATGGCTGGAGACGGAGATAGGCCCATTCTCCGATCTCAAATCTTTGGTCCTTTCTTCACAGATCCGCGTACTTCTTCATGCGGCTTTGGGCCTTCTGCAAATTATGCTTTAGGATAGTTAGCATTTGTTCTCTGGACCTTAGGTTTTCTTCCACTACTTCGACTCTTGCTGTTTCAGGCACATATCTTAGTAATTGAGGAGGAGGATACCAATACAGAGCCTGAAATGGGGTGTTCTTAGTAGAGAAATGTTAGGTggtattgtaccaccactcaaCAAGAGCACCCACAATACCCATACAGGGCCTGAAATGGGGTGGTTTTAGTAGAGTAATGTTATTCTCAATACACTTGTTGACTGCCTTAGTCTAGCCATCAGACTGAGGATCATAAGTTGTGTTGAATGCCAGCTGCACCCCTTGAATTTTAAATAACTCCTGTCAAAACTGCGAAGTGAAGGTATTGTCTCTGTCAGAGACCACTGAGTTGGGCATCCTACGGAGCTTGAGGATGTGCTTGGTGAATAACTAAGCTACTGTCTTAGCAGAAAAGGGGTGGGCCAAAGGAGTGAAGTGCCCATACTTTGTTAATCTATCAACCACCACCTATAAACTATTAAATCTTTAAGACAGGGGCAAaccttcaataaaatccatggagATTTTTGTCCATGGTTGTGACTTGACACTTTGGCATGTGTCACATTTTCGGATAAGCTTTTTATATCAGCTTTCATATCGTGCTAGAAAAAATCTCTTCTGAGCCTATGGAGGGTTttgtgcctatatatatatatatgcaaacaaCATTGAAAGAGCCACATGCATGCAGCTGATCTACCACTAGGGAAGAGTAAAATTACATGTAGCTAGCTGCTTTGAAGTGAATATGGCACAAAAACATTATAGAAACACTgaccacaaataaattatacagATGTTCTGTTACTAAGGATACAGATAGATGCTCACGAACCAAACTCTTAACTGCTAAAACCACAAACTGCATTTGGTCGATCTACCCCAATCCTGAGGGTCACAAAGACTTATTAATTTTCTACAAATAGTATGTTAcattaaataaaacatgataaaaatacatcaaaacCTATCTTATATCACCATGCTCCTAtctattgaaaacaaactaatttCATATTTCACAGAAGCTTCAAATATCGAAAATGGCCAAACTTTCTTATCAACCACTCCGACTATCCTTCATATATCACCATGTCACAATCTAGGAAAGGATcattgaacaaaaataaaaataatcttttcagAATAGCTCCAAATATCCTGCATATTTCAGGGGGGGAAGGCCAAATTAGAACAAGTCACTATTTGTATTTTGACTTGCTTACAttgaattttctctctctttatactcttattaaaaaaaaaaggtgaaagagaagaaaagccGATCATGAAAATCTTCTGTGAGAGTAATTGCAATTCGATACAACTATCTCCCTCAACAGCTATAGCAGAACAAGACACATGAGCTAACATTCAGCTAGGCATGAAGCACCAAACACAATAGCAGGAATTGGAGTGTGGCCTTCGAGCACAATTGACACCACTAAATACATAATCATGAACAAGTACCCTCCTGGCAAGAAAAATATGGGTAACAGCGGCAAATGCTTCATATGCAAACTCAAGAGAAATTCACATACACATGCTGAAAGACATCAattaatatagataaattattcCTAAAGGTAACAAAGAATtgtttttcctctatttttgttTCTACTTTTGAGATAATCCTGCTaaactatcattttttatttttccctaaGCAAAGAGAATCGAAACCAAAAAAGGTATAACTCAAGACTGTAATGTATATTTACTccacagaaaataaaaaaagatgagcATAATTACAGTCTGTtccagaatttttttaatttttttttattattttttaaaaaagtccGTCCATTGGTAGTCCAACATTGAACCATTCCCATCAGCacaaacacaatttttttttttaatttactctttttttaatattactaaaCAATGAATGGtagaaataaatttagatatgaACGAAATTACAATCATCAATTATGTTCCATATATTAAAGAGGGCTTCCCAGTAATATGAAAAGTGAAACCTGATCAGGGGAATATTGATACCGTTAGAGAAAGGAAGTACGTTGATTTCTTAAAACATGgcattcctttttttatttttatccacGGATTAGGAAAGGAGGTACAACTATAAAACCAACATAAATTAACACAAAGGGCTTGTATTTAAAATATAGCTCTCCATAGGAGAACAAATAGCAATCCTGTCAGGTtcaagacaaaaagaaaaagagaaaaaaattctttccTATCTTTCATTCTTccgacaaaaggaaaaaaatacacataaagtACATACACATAAAGCAGATCTTGCATCACTGTTCCAGCTTCAAGGAAACAACTCGTGACTGTCTGTTCTGTCTCACCACCTTGATAAAGAGTATCGAGAGGCAAGAAGGAGCCCACCATGGCCGGCGGACCTTTTGATCCCCTTTTAAGCAAGCCACTGGAGATGTAGTAGACTTCATTATATACAACTCATAACTAGATTACACTATGAGATGACACAACAAAGCTCTTATTCAGCACACAACTTTTGTTCCTCTAGAAAAATCTATATCAATTTCATTATAAAAGGGagaataatgaaattttaagaagaacaatggtacaataacaaaattttaacaCAGGAGCTGAATGAGAATTTAATACCATGCCTAATATTGGTGTGTGCCATATCAGTGAAAAGTTTGGAGCTTGAGATGAATGAACCAGTTACACCAGACTTTTTTAAAGAGATACAAATCccacaaattcaaaaataaaaaaagaagaaaattaaatattactctGCTTCTAATTTTGGAAAAACTAAAAGTACCCACCTATAGATATCAGGAGTAATGTAGAAGAATTACCCAGTAAACTGCTAACTGCTATACAAAGCATTAGTCGAGCACAGAAATTTGTTCATTTAGGCCCTTAATCAAAAGTATGATGCCAGCATCCTTTGTACCACGTGGCACCTCCACCCCCACCTTTTGTGTCTCTCCCCCCAACACAATACCAACCTAACATCTGTGAGCATGCATCTTGCCCCCCAATGAAAAGACATGCATATTAAGCTAGATCAATTAAATTCAGAAACTAGTAAAGTTCTAGAATAATTGTAGAGAACTGTAGACACTTTCTCCACTGTGATGCAACGGTTTTGATTCTCTTTATTGTTGTATAAATATCCCATGAATAGTAAATGAAAGTCAGGAACATTATTCCTAATATTCTCTATTTctgttatggtatcagagcaacaCGACTAGCAGTCTCTCTCTGATCCTCTCTAATCCATGGCAGTCACCAACCCCACCCCTTCCCCATCTCTGCCCGCTGCCACTTCCATAACTCGTCCTTCTCCCATATCGTGACCACCAAGCTCACGATTGACAATTACCCACTCTGGAAGGTGCAAATCAGCACCTACCTCAAAGGCCAGGACCTCTTCTACCTTCTTGATGGCTCACGCCCAGTTCCTTTTGAATTCTTACCAAATCAACCCACCACAACCAACCCATAATACACGGTTTGGAAACGTACCGATCAGTTGGCCCTTAGCATCCTCTTTTCCTCCATCTCGGACTCCATTGCCAGTCATGTTCTCTCATCAAACACCTCTCGGGAGCTTTGGAATTCTCTTGCTGCAATGTACTCTTCACAATTGCAAGCCAAGGAGTTTCACATCCATTTTCAACTTACTCATCTCTCACAAGGAACCCAGAATATCACTGAATATTTTGGCAAGGTACGTGCTCTCGCTGATACACTAGCAGCCACAGGCAGTCCTCTTCCTGACAAGGAGTTTGTTCCCTATTTGCTTACTGGTCTCAATGCTTCCTTTGAATCATTTGTGACATCTCTTACCACTTGGACTGATCCTCTCTCATCTCATGAGTTATACCAAATGCTCTTAGTTCATGAAAGCTGGGTAGCTCACTTGTTTACTAAGAACAATAACTCATCTTCCGAACCCTCTGTTAATTTTTCCTCTGCTAATGGTGTTCGTTCCTTCCGAGGACAAGATCCAAACCGTGGTGGCAAACAAGGCAGAAATGGCCGTGGTAGGACTGGCAACAATCGTGGTGGTGGACGCCCTTACAGTCCTTCACAACAATCTTACAGTCCTGCTCGCCCCACCCGTCAGGTATGCAACAAGCAAGGGCATGTCGCACTACAATGCAAATACCATTTTGATCACTCTTCTCAGCTCAAGGCTCCCCCATCCTTCTAGGCGAATATTACTTCTCCGAGCTCCTTCTCTGATGAATCATGGTATCCAGATTCTGCTGCAATGCATCACATTACAAATGACCTCAGTAATCTCAACCTTACGTTGGAACAGTACGCGGGCAGTGACCAGATTTGTGTCGGAGATGGCACAACTCTGCCAATTCAGCACTTTGGTaactcttctttttcctctaattcttccttttttcttcttcaaaatcttCTCCATGTTCCGTCGATTACAAAGAACTTTGTTTCCATTTGTAAATTATGTGCTGACAACCAAtgcttctttgaatttcatgaCACCTTCTCGATAAAGGACAAACTGAGTGGGAAGATCCTCCTCACCGGTCCCAGTCGTAACGGTCTTTACATTTTTCCTCCGGCATCGTCCTCATTGTCTCCTAGTTCTTCTCCTTCCGTTCAAGTTGGTGAACGAACCTCCATGGCAAACTGGCATCATCGATTAGGCCATCCGTCTCTCAAAATCGTCTCCCAGATATTGCACTCCAACCGTTTGAAGTTTCTTCCCAACGAGTctacttttttttgttctgcttGCCCACTTGCTAAGCACCATCAATTGCCCTTTCGGCCTAGTCAGGCCCAATATACACGGCCTCTTCAATCAATTGTTGCTGACTTATGGGGTCCGGCCCCTTATGTTTCCAGAACtggttttaaatattatttgtcttTTGTTGATGCTTTCACATGTCTTACTTGGATATTTCCCATTGAGCTTAAATCTGATGTTCTCAATATCTTTTCCAATTCTTGCCATATATTGAAAGATTGTTCCAATCCAAACTTACAACATTGCAAATTGATGGTGGAGGGGAATTTAAGCCCCTAACTCCATTATGTCAAAAATTGGGAATCACTCATCGTCGTTCTTGTccacacacacaccaacaaaACGGGCTCATTAAGCGCAAACATCGCCACATCGTTGAAACCAGGCTCGCCCTTTTGGCCCATGCCTCTCTTCCTATGACCTTTTGGGCCGAGGCTTTTGAAACTGCTGTATAACTCATTAATTTGTTGCCAAGCCCAACTTTAAATAACAAATCTCCTTATTTCTTGGTCCACAATCACAACCCTGACTAAGTTCTTGAAGGTTTTTGGGTGAAAGTGTTGGCCAAATTTAAGGCCCTACAACAATCATAAAATGAACTTCCGTTCTATCTCCTACGTCTTTCTAGGCTACAGCCCAACCCATAAAGGGTATCGTTGTTTGGACCTTAATTCTCAACGGCTATACATTTCTCATGATGTGCATTTTGCCGAATCTTCCTTCCCATTTTGCAAACCTCACACCCAGCCCACTCCACTCCAAAGCCCAGTAAACAAACACACTGCCCATCTTCCTCTTCTAACTCCCTCTATCCTTGGTCCAGGCCCACTACCTTCTTCCCTTCCACCATCTCCAAATCGATCCTCTGCACCTTCCCCTTCTCCATTACCTAACCCTAATCTCTCATCTCCTTATCTCGCAGTTCCTTCGCCTCCTATTCCCATGATTCCCTCATCATCTCCTATACCTCCTCGGTCACCCATCATCACCCGCTCACACTCAATCTTCTCGTCCTCGTCTACCCACAGACGAAATTGTACCGTATCCTTCACGAAAATGTTTCACTGTTCAAGTCACTGTTCCCGACCCTCCTTCAAGCTACTCTGTAGCTTCCAAGACAAAACTTCAAGCTGATGGATCCATTGACAGACACAAGGCCCATTTGGTAGCCAAGGGCTACCACCAGTAACCAGGAATCGACTATGAGGATACCTTTAGTCCAGTAGTAAAGATGCCCACCATCCGTTTGATTATTGCTCTTGTTGTTTCTCATGCTGTGGCAAGTAGACATTTAGAATGCATTTCTACACGGGTCACTCAATGATACCGTGTACATGCAGCAGCCACAGGGTTTCATTGATCCAGTTCATCCCACTTACGTCTGCAAATTGCAGAAAGCAATCTACGGCCTCAAGCAGGCACCCAGGGCGTGGTTTGCTCAACTTAGTTCATGGCTCATTGGCTATGGCTTCACTGCATCACAAGCTGACCCTTCCCTATTCATCCTTCATCAAGGTGATATCCACATTTATTTGCTTGTTACgtggatgatattgttattgCCTCTTCACTGCCCTCTGCCACTGATAAATTGGTTTCTGATTTGGGACTTGCCTTTCCTGTTAAAGACTTAGGAAAACTTTCCTTTTTCCTTGGTCTTGAGGTTGATTACTTGCCTACTGGTTTACTACTTTCTCAACGGAAGTATATTAAAGACCTTTTAATTTGTAGTCAGATGCTTCATGCCAAGCCTATTTCATCACCCATGGCTGCTTCTCTTAAgctctctattttttattcacctGATCACGATGATGTTCATCAATACTGTAGCATAATGGGTGGGTTAcaatatctctctctcacacggcCTGATATCTCTTTCACTATAAATAAAGTGTGCCAGTTTTTGCACAAACCTAAACAGCCTCACTGGAGTGCAGTCAAAAGGATACTACGGTACCTTAAGCACACAATTAACTTTGGATTGTTTTTCTCCTCTAAATCCTCACTTTAGTTGCAAGCATACTCAGATGCTAATTGAGCAGGTTGCCCAGATGATCGTCGTTCTACAGGTGGCTATAGTATTTTCCTTGGCAAAAACCTTGTACCTGGAGCTCCAAAAAGCAGCGTACTGTGGCACGCTCAAGTACAGAGGCTGAATATAAAGCACTGGCTTCCTCTGCTGCCGAGGTCATATGGGTTCAAACTTTAATTTCGGAACTCGGCATTCCTTTGTCTAAGGCCCCAATATTATGGTGTGATAATATGAGAGCCACCTTTTTGGCTGCAAATCCTGTTTATCACTCAAGAACAAAGCACATGGATGTTGATTTCCATTTCATCAGAGACCGAGTTGCTTCTAAGagcctcactatttcttttctcagCTCTAAGGATCAAATAGCGGATGTCTTCACCAAGCCACTAGTTTCAGataaattctttcattttagaTCGAGTCTCACTGTGTTAGATACCCATACCCCATTGGACTCGAGGGAGTGTATTAAGCTAGATCAATTAAATTCAGAAACTAGTAAAGTTCTAGAATAATTGTAGAGAACTGTAGACATTTTCTCTACTGTGATGTAACGGCTTTGATTCTCTTTATTGTTGTATAAATATCCCATGAATAGTAAATGAAAGTAAGGAACATTATTCCTAATATTCTCTCTTTCTGTtagtgcgcgcgcgcgcgcacacacacacacacaccccacAGACCTTTAATCCGCCTGAGCTCCTTGCACAGGGTGATGAAGTCACCCCATTTCATGTGGCATCGTCTTATAAACCGAAGGATCTGCTCAGTGGTAAACATGGACATACTTTCCAGGTATTCTCCGTTGacaccattttctttaaaaatctgGCGGTAACTACCGAGATTTATCTCTTCCAACCACAAACCAACATCCtgaaaaaacagaaatagaatttCGCACAATGCATGTCAGTTAGCCACATATCCTGAtgcttctatatttttttaaagtaataaatGAGTCACCAAGTCTTCAGAATGGCAGCAAAGATGCATATGTTTCCAAGTTCATTTCTATCAGAAAATAGTGTTCAgctaaattattttgaattgagaATGGCAAAGAAGATGCATATGTTTCTATTCATCCCATTGTTTTATAAGAAATCCATAGGGCTGCAGACCACGTGTCATCACAAATCCTTAACATTGATGATGAAGTGAATGATACAGATATCTGAATAAAAGAGATGGCCATCACTGCTAATTTGGATTTGCTACATTTCTTCATTCACTGCACTTCCCATTTGTAGGGGTGTTCCGATTTCTGTTGTGAACCAAGATGATCTTCTTACTCGAGTTGAAAATCTGTCAGTCTGACCAGTCGGCTCAGAATGGCATATGTTGAAAATTCCTTCTCCCAACCCGTTGTTTCAGCTAGGAGACACGAAGACCTGCAGTTCGGCTCTTTATGTATAGATGCTCTCTaactaaatgaaaattacaGAAATCTTCTTCTAGGGTAATTGCAGGAATTTTCAACACCCCCTTATGGTGATCCAAATCTTCCTTGTTTGGGCTCATCAGCTTTTTGCATGGAAAAACTACATGGCTCAAAATTAAAGCTTTTTTCCAGGAAAAAAAGATTACAACGTCATACAATCTGGGGACTAAACGAGAAAGTACAGTGCATTCAGTGACCAAAAGTACAGTTTAGCCTTGTTAATAGAAACGCAATCAATACAATATCCTTTCCATTGTAAGATTAATTAAGTCAGACTTTATAACATCAGGATAATCAATCAAAACTGAAACTTCCCAGTTCATACTTGCTCCATTCAGCATAACCATCGAAACGACCAACATACTAACCACAACCTCAACTAATAGTAAGTCCCGATTGAACCCAAAATAGCAGAAAACTTAAACAAAGAGACTAACTAAAAAAGCCAGAATTTCGAAAATCAATAACTGTACACACAAGCAATCAAGCAAGGCGAATCAATTTACCAAGTAACAGACATGATCAAACCTCCCAAACAAGCAATTCTAGCATATGATCCGAGAAACCCAAATCACATATCAAAATTAAACAGGATCTACTTGGAAACAGAAGGCCCGAATGATCAGaatcatagagagagagagagagagagagagagaaagagagaggtgaTAAATACCTCAACAGTCCAAATGAAGAAATCAAGAGTCTCCGGTGGGTGTTCTTtgctcatctccgaaaacaatcCCCCAAAAACGCCTAAATCATTTGCAACCAAACAAAGTCTCAACACGTCAAAATACAAATGAATTATAGCGCATgaccaaaaacattaaagataGGATAGTAACATGGGCTCTGCTAAATTCCCCTGAAAACAGAATGAAAGGAGAGAAAACTGGTAACTGATAACAATCAAAACAGGTATAGGAGTGAGATGAAGTGGTAAGATCCGAGTGTAACTATATTCCTTATacatcaatttcatttttctgaaaagagaaaaataacataaaagagGAAAGTGAAAGAGCTTACCGAGAGAGGAATGGTCAGTACGAGTCTGACTGAAAATTTGGGGTATGAAGTTTTTACATTCGATGTTTGATTTTGGGCGCTCTTGTCTTGTCTTGTCTtgtcttgtgtgtgtgtgtgatattaAAGGGGACTGAATAATTGACGATGGATTAGATGCATTATTGGGTCTCTCCTTAAACTGAGTATGAGTAGAGTAATCACTCGCTTTCCGATCTTCCCCACCATTACTAACTTACTTTTAATCATCAAgttaatgatatataaaaacatatcattaaatttgaattaagaaaaaataaattccatcAAATGTGTAGTAGCACCAtccttattaaataaaatatatggtcTAGCCTTATTTTATGGGATCAACTATATATCCCATAAAATCAactaataattgattttttttaatctacattaaaaaaaaaaaaagaaccattaAGAATGAgttatctttaatttgttaaaattatcATTGGAAAATGATGTGTGCTTTTGTTGTGTTGTGGGGACGAAGGTTGTGTCCTTTCGGTACCCTTCTTCtcttaaaataaaagtgatcattcatttcaaatatttatgtaaaataaattgttaACAATAGAATTATTTACATGTCCATCCTAAAGGCACTCCGGCTTCGTCCCGCGTGGCCCAACCGTGTCTCACCACCCGGCCGATGAATCATATCAACTCGGACcccacattatatataattaaatatagattACGAGAAGTCGGTGGATGGTATAAAAATTATggagaaatatattaaaaattttattaaatatatgatgtataaataatgaataaataatattttttttaattttaataaaataaaataaaatatgatataagaataagaaataaaaacactCATTTTGAAATCTTTCACTGTCATCTTgacttttaatttctttttgttttttaaatcaaaacgcAACATTGGGTCACACAAATTGTAAGGCCTCATTCTCCCAACACAACGCCCCCCACCGTGCGAATCTACTCTCCCATGGTCTCTTCCCCCGAGCTTCTCCTCTCCCCACCTCCTTGCAATAGATCAGGATCTGTTGAAAGGGCGTTCATTGATCTTGGAATGCTTTTTTAGCTAATCAAttctttgatcttcttctgCAAgtctttaattaatataattctCAGCCTCTTTTTAGGTGATCCAATTTGGAACGCTTTCCCTAGAAAGCCATGGAGTGTATACTCTCACGTATAGAGGGTGCATGctttgaaagagagagaattccAGGAATTTAGGAGAAAAAATATGTAACAGTCATGCTTTAATTTCAGGACAAAATTCTACCCATCCATGAACTTTTACAAAAGTACAAACGTGTGAATATATAGAAGAGTTAGGGTTCTGAGTGTGGGTCAATaacaagaggaagaagaaagatgaaGGCTTGATTcaggaagaaaatgagattttggggCATTTCAAATGGGACGTCGAAACGGTGCATGGGAGGAAAGGGACATGCGACGTCGTTCAAGCTGCTATTTTTAGTtgcttttagttttaaaaaaaatgtaaaacgtTGTAGTTTTGATTAATGGTTCTAAACGTTGTGCTTTAATAGCTGGGATGCAGGGACCTTTATGTattttacttgtatttgtgtTAGGATCATGAGATCAGGGGGGGAAAGGGGAATTAGTGATTCCCTTATGTGAAATCTAAGCTAATTTGTTATCTTCTCGTGGGAAGTTTGGATTCCTCGAAAATCCAAGTTATCAATGGAAACCCTGTAGCTTCCATTGTCATCATCTACCTGTGGTCACGTATTatcctttctattttattattgctATTTCATTTTCAGTACAGAAAAAGCATAACAAGAGGTATCCTTAAAGCCTACGGTCCTTCC containing:
- the LOC108994080 gene encoding uncharacterized protein LOC108994080 — its product is MSKEHPPETLDFFIWTVEDVGLWLEEINLGSYRQIFKENGVNGEYLESMSMFTTEQILRFIRRCHMKWGDFITLCKELRRIKVACLKGDQKVRRPWWAPSCLSILFIKVVRQNRQSRVVSLKLEQ